A genome region from Bradyrhizobium sp. WSM1417 includes the following:
- a CDS encoding ABC transporter ATP-binding protein, with translation MTAPPAVSIKNLRIALPKGAERPFAVDGVSLDLRPGKIVCVVGESGSGKSMCAHALMGLLPDTVTVTSGEIQFEGRDLLKLDDDGWRDLRGRRFAMIFQEPMTALNPLMRIGDQMAEMFEAHGLLTPRERRAKALSLAREVGLPDPERIVRAYPHQLSGGQRQRAMIAMALALEPAVLVADEPTTALDVTTQAQILKLIRNLQRNRNMAVMFITHDFGVVADIADQVVVLRHGKVVEEGPASAVFNAPQHDYTKALLAAVPSMDPPARSALDDQAKAVEVIGLDKTYVTSGGWFREDRRVDAAREVNFTIFKGETLGLVGESGSGKSSVARLVMRLIEADRGTVRIGETDLTKLAGKALRAERHRIQMIFQDPFASLNPRRKVGHIIADGPIAAGTDPKVAFDRARDLLKMVGLDAGALERYPHEFSGGQRQRIGIARALALEPEIIVADEAVSALDVSVQAQVLRLLEDLKARLGLSMLFITHDLRVAAQICDRIAVMQRGVIVELKPTAQLFAMPEHPYTRELLAAVPGQSERAPAA, from the coding sequence ATGACCGCACCGCCCGCCGTCTCCATCAAGAACTTGCGGATCGCATTGCCGAAGGGCGCCGAACGTCCCTTCGCGGTCGACGGCGTCTCGCTCGATTTGCGGCCCGGCAAGATCGTCTGCGTCGTCGGCGAATCCGGCTCGGGCAAATCGATGTGCGCGCATGCGCTGATGGGCCTGTTGCCTGACACGGTCACCGTCACCTCCGGCGAGATCCAGTTCGAAGGCCGCGACCTGCTCAAACTCGATGACGACGGCTGGCGCGATCTACGCGGCCGCCGGTTCGCGATGATCTTCCAGGAGCCGATGACCGCGCTCAATCCGTTGATGCGGATCGGCGACCAGATGGCGGAGATGTTCGAGGCGCACGGGCTGCTCACGCCGAGGGAGCGGCGCGCAAAGGCGCTGTCGCTCGCGCGCGAGGTCGGCCTCCCCGATCCCGAGCGCATCGTGCGCGCCTATCCGCACCAGCTCTCCGGCGGCCAGCGCCAACGCGCGATGATCGCGATGGCGCTCGCGCTCGAACCGGCGGTGCTGGTGGCGGACGAGCCGACCACCGCGCTCGACGTCACCACGCAGGCGCAGATCCTGAAACTGATCCGTAACCTCCAGCGCAATCGCAACATGGCGGTGATGTTCATCACCCATGATTTCGGCGTGGTCGCCGACATCGCCGACCAGGTCGTGGTGTTGCGCCATGGCAAGGTGGTCGAGGAAGGCCCCGCCTCGGCGGTCTTCAACGCGCCGCAGCACGACTACACCAAGGCGCTGCTCGCCGCCGTGCCCTCGATGGACCCGCCCGCCCGCAGCGCCCTCGACGACCAGGCCAAGGCGGTCGAGGTGATCGGACTGGACAAGACCTACGTCACCTCGGGCGGCTGGTTTCGCGAGGACCGCCGCGTCGATGCCGCGCGCGAAGTCAACTTCACGATTTTCAAGGGCGAGACGCTCGGCCTCGTCGGCGAATCCGGTTCCGGCAAATCGTCGGTGGCCCGGCTCGTGATGCGGCTGATCGAGGCCGATCGCGGCACCGTGCGGATCGGCGAGACCGATCTCACAAAGCTCGCGGGCAAGGCCCTACGCGCCGAGCGCCACCGCATCCAGATGATTTTCCAGGACCCGTTCGCTTCGCTCAATCCGCGCCGCAAGGTCGGTCATATCATTGCCGACGGCCCGATCGCGGCCGGCACCGATCCGAAAGTCGCGTTCGACCGCGCCCGCGATCTCCTCAAGATGGTCGGGCTCGATGCCGGCGCGCTCGAGCGCTATCCGCATGAATTCTCCGGCGGCCAACGCCAGCGCATCGGCATTGCGCGTGCGCTCGCGCTCGAGCCCGAGATCATCGTCGCGGACGAGGCCGTCTCCGCGCTCGACGTCTCCGTGCAGGCGCAAGTCCTGCGGCTGCTCGAAGACCTCAAGGCCCGCCTCGGCCTCTCGATGCTGTTCATCACCCACGATCTACGCGTGGCGGCGCAAATCTGCGACCGCATCGCCGTGATGCAGCGCGGCGTCATCGTCGAGCTGAAACCTACCGCGCAGCTCTTCGCAATGCCCGAACATCCCTATACGCGCGAGCTGCTCGCGGCGGTGCCGGGTCAGAGCGAGCGCGCGCCGGCGGCTTAA